Proteins encoded within one genomic window of Streptomyces profundus:
- a CDS encoding phosphate ABC transporter substrate-binding protein: protein MPRTGIFPAKESNRRKGGRRSLDRAPGTPLAHRVGIGCVAMLLAAGLAACADGEAGAGTMRVSGSTTVAPVATDASEVLREQGYDITVATDGGSAGAISQLGANQIDIAMSSKPFSDEDQAAHPDTDFHPTQIGADAVGVIIRSEVADAGVTNLTREQVQGIFEGTITNWSEVGGPDLGVFVYDKEPGRGTREVLDKYLYGEGEAPPPPDTDNFAIVGGNLETRSKVKSTAGAVAPLSTGFIDGHDDLVAVHLDGVSPDIENVASGDYPMTRPLYLITDGPPEGPLKDFIDYVLSDEGQAILPTHGYLGIHELGG, encoded by the coding sequence ATGCCGCGCACGGGGATATTTCCTGCTAAGGAATCGAATAGGCGGAAAGGCGGCAGGAGGTCGCTCGACCGGGCCCCCGGCACCCCGTTGGCGCACCGCGTGGGCATCGGCTGTGTGGCGATGCTGCTCGCCGCCGGCCTCGCGGCGTGCGCCGACGGCGAGGCGGGCGCGGGGACGATGCGGGTCAGCGGTTCCACCACGGTCGCCCCGGTGGCGACCGACGCCAGCGAGGTGCTGCGGGAGCAGGGGTACGACATCACGGTCGCGACGGACGGCGGTTCCGCCGGCGCCATCTCCCAACTCGGCGCGAACCAGATCGATATCGCCATGAGTTCGAAGCCGTTCTCCGACGAGGACCAGGCGGCTCACCCCGACACCGACTTCCACCCCACCCAGATCGGCGCCGACGCCGTCGGGGTGATCATCCGCAGCGAGGTCGCGGACGCCGGGGTCACCAACCTCACCCGCGAACAGGTCCAGGGCATCTTCGAAGGGACCATCACCAACTGGTCCGAGGTCGGCGGCCCCGACCTCGGCGTCTTCGTCTACGACAAGGAGCCGGGCCGAGGCACCCGCGAGGTGCTCGACAAGTACCTCTACGGCGAGGGCGAGGCGCCGCCGCCTCCCGACACCGACAACTTCGCCATCGTGGGCGGCAACCTGGAGACCCGCAGCAAGGTGAAGTCCACCGCCGGCGCCGTCGCGCCCCTGTCCACCGGGTTCATCGACGGCCACGACGACCTCGTGGCCGTCCATCTCGACGGCGTCTCACCGGACATCGAGAACGTCGCCTCCGGCGACTACCCGATGACGCGCCCCCTCTACCTGATCACCGACGGGCCGCCGGAAGGGCCGCTCAAGGACTTCATCGACTACGTCCTCTCCGACGAGGGGCAGGCCATCCTCCCCACCCACGGCTACCTCGGAATCCACGAACTCGGGGGCTGA